From Balearica regulorum gibbericeps isolate bBalReg1 chromosome 13, bBalReg1.pri, whole genome shotgun sequence, a single genomic window includes:
- the PLLP gene encoding plasmolipin, protein MAGLPGTARTRSGSPGSAAALPALDGAFLRSPLGGLMVAQFVLGLLVWALIADTTYHLHAAYGWVMFVSIFFWIVTLLFFMTYLLQLQLKFYVIPWPLVLMIFNAAATVLYVTAFVTCAAAVQPTSWRQWDYNRRAAASFFACLAMIAYGVSTFFSFRAWKGLGSNAATSQVSDHV, encoded by the exons ATGGCGGGGCTGCCCGGCACCGCACGGACCCGGAGCGGCTCCCCGGGCTCCGccgccgccctgcccgccctgGACGGCGCCTTCCTCCGTTCGCCGCTCGGGGGGCTGATGGTCGCCCAGTTC GTGCTCGGCTTACTGGTGTGGGCTCTCATCGCCGACACAACGTACCACCTCCACGCGGCATACGGCTGGGTGATGTTCGTGTCCATCTTCTTCTGGATAGTAACGCTCCTTTTCTTCATGACTtacctcctgcagcttcagctgaAGTTCTACGTGATCCCCTGGCCCCTTGTG CTGATGATCTTCAACGCTGCAGCGACCGTCCTGTACGTCACCGCCTTCGTAACATGTGCGGCTGCTGTCCAGCCTACGTCCTGGCGGCAGTGGGACTACAACCGGAGAGCCGCGGCGTCC TTCTTCGCCTGCCTTGCGATGATCGCCTACGGGGTGAGCACCTTCTTCAGCTTCCGCGCCTGGAAAGGGCTCGGCAGCAACGCGGCCACCAGCCAGGTGAGTGACCACGTGTAA
- the ARL2BP gene encoding ADP-ribosylation factor-like protein 2-binding protein — MMETSDEENFGVAVSSPSDAEFDAVVGYLEDIIMDDDFQLIQRTFMEKHYQEFDDSEENKLIYTSIFNEYISLVEKYIEEKLLDRIPGFNMTAFTMSLQQHKEEMAGDIFDMLLTFTDFLAFKEMFLDYRAEKEGRSLDLSSGLVVTSLNKSSISSS, encoded by the exons ATGATGGAGACATCTGACGAAGAAAACTTTGGTGTGGCCGT CTCCTCCCCTTCTGATGCAGAGTTTGATGCAGTTGTTGGGTATCTGGAGGATATTATAATGG ATGATGATTTCCAGTTAATACAGAGGACTTTTATGGAGAAGCACTACCAGGAGTTCGATgactcagaagaaaacaagctcATCtatacttctatttttaatgaatat aTCTCTTTAGTAGAGAAATACATCGAAGAAAAGTTGCTTGATCGGATTCCTGGTTTTAATATGACTGCTTTCACAATGTCATTGCA ACAGCACAAAGAGGAAATGGCAGGTGATATATTTGATATGCTTCTCACATTTACTGACTTTCTGGCtttcaaagaaatgttcttGGATTACAGAGCT gaaaaagaaGGTCGAAGTCTGGATTTAAGCAGCGGGTTAGTGGTGACTTCATTAAACAAATCATCAATATCCTCCTCCTAG